One window of Flavobacterium dauae genomic DNA carries:
- a CDS encoding outer membrane beta-barrel protein yields MRFIIVLSLFFLSFNAAQAQQFNNFSLELGGGAHFPFNPKDQTSLSNYISMKQFQVSGRYMFNEKIGLKGQYGYFYFQDKENHLNKSTMHKITLEAVYNLGEALNFNLQERFTLLMHGGAGISLLEPKDRDVYEKIGNLQLGVTPLVKISDQVAFYLDVTPVLNLMQHYSYGGDLLDADYKVQTGFFLTANAGFVFYLGNRNHHADWY; encoded by the coding sequence ATGCGTTTTATCATTGTTTTATCTCTGTTTTTCTTATCATTCAATGCTGCACAGGCACAGCAGTTTAATAATTTTTCGTTGGAATTAGGAGGGGGAGCTCATTTTCCTTTCAATCCAAAAGATCAGACAAGCCTTTCCAATTATATTTCTATGAAACAGTTTCAGGTTTCGGGGCGGTATATGTTCAATGAAAAAATTGGACTGAAGGGACAGTATGGCTACTTTTATTTTCAGGATAAAGAAAATCATTTGAACAAGTCAACAATGCACAAAATTACTTTGGAAGCTGTTTATAATTTAGGCGAAGCACTGAATTTTAATTTACAAGAGCGTTTTACATTATTGATGCATGGTGGAGCAGGAATTTCGTTATTAGAACCCAAAGACCGCGATGTTTATGAGAAAATTGGTAATTTACAACTTGGAGTTACTCCTTTGGTAAAAATAAGCGATCAGGTTGCTTTTTATTTAGATGTAACACCTGTTTTAAATTTAATGCAGCATTATTCTTACGGAGGCGACCTTCTTGATGCTGATTACAAGGTTCAAACCGGATTTTTTCTAACAGCAAATGCAGGTTTTGTATTTTATTTAGGAAATAGAAACCATCACGCAGATTGGTATTAG